The following coding sequences are from one Deltaproteobacteria bacterium window:
- a CDS encoding outer membrane lipoprotein-sorting protein encodes MPHITAIILSLIWMAFTPSGGFAEPLTGAQILEQVDQNLQPGDLEMYRKIINIEPDGGKKEFVLWFLKKDKDKVVTLFVSPASETGRATLRLGDNMWLYIPNVGKPIRITSMQSVVGGVFNNADIMRLDYSVEYDVADLAEDQGQYLLDLKAKSGAVAYDRLKMWVLKKELAPSMIECYAATGMLIKTLHFKEIKDIGDGVSSPAVMETDSPLYKGYQSTMISANLKKRSLSDEVFTLNYLPRVKDLR; translated from the coding sequence ATGCCGCATATTACTGCAATCATACTATCTCTCATATGGATGGCGTTTACGCCTTCCGGGGGATTCGCCGAACCGTTGACCGGTGCGCAAATCCTCGAGCAGGTGGACCAGAATTTACAGCCGGGCGATCTGGAAATGTATCGCAAAATCATCAACATCGAGCCGGACGGCGGAAAGAAAGAGTTCGTGCTCTGGTTTTTGAAAAAGGACAAGGATAAGGTGGTGACCCTGTTCGTCTCGCCGGCTAGCGAAACGGGCCGCGCCACCCTGCGCCTGGGTGACAATATGTGGCTGTACATTCCCAACGTGGGCAAGCCGATCCGCATCACCAGTATGCAGTCGGTGGTGGGCGGCGTTTTCAACAATGCCGATATCATGCGCCTGGATTACAGTGTTGAATATGACGTGGCCGACCTTGCGGAAGACCAGGGCCAGTATCTTTTGGATCTCAAGGCCAAAAGCGGAGCCGTGGCCTATGATCGGCTCAAGATGTGGGTTCTCAAAAAGGAACTCGCGCCCAGCATGATCGAATGCTATGCAGCCACGGGCATGCTCATCAAGACCTTGCATTTCAAGGAAATCAAAGACATCGGAGACGGTGTCTCGAGTCCGGCGGTGATGGAAACCGACAGCCCGCTCTACAAAGGGTATCAATCTACCATGATTTCGGCGAACCTTAAAAAGCGGAGCCTGTCCGACGAAGTCTTCACCCTGAACTACTTGCCCAGGGTAAAGGACTTACGTTGA
- a CDS encoding nuclear transport factor 2 family protein — MQADNKTETEVKAALQKLIDSYVKRDLQGFLDCFAPDDDVVIYGTGADEKCVGIERIRTQVRRDWEQSESTAMSFSWMPISAAAGVAWAAADGAIEFSTNGQDASIPVRATFVLERRANKWLIVQSHFSMPASGQEEGRSF; from the coding sequence ATGCAAGCAGACAATAAAACCGAAACTGAAGTCAAAGCGGCCCTGCAGAAGCTCATCGATTCTTACGTTAAGCGGGATTTGCAGGGATTCCTGGATTGCTTCGCACCAGATGACGATGTGGTGATCTACGGTACCGGCGCGGATGAAAAATGCGTCGGCATCGAGCGGATCCGGACCCAGGTCCGCCGCGACTGGGAGCAGAGCGAGTCAACCGCCATGTCGTTTTCCTGGATGCCCATCTCCGCGGCGGCTGGGGTCGCATGGGCGGCGGCGGACGGCGCGATCGAATTCAGCACAAATGGACAGGATGCGAGCATTCCCGTGCGGGCCACCTTTGTTTTGGAACGACGCGCGAATAAGTGGCTCATCGTTCAATCGCATTTTTCAATGCCGGCCTCCGGACAGGAAGAGGGGCGATCCTTCTAA
- a CDS encoding DMT family transporter, translated as MQIRVFKPGVPAALGAALLFGAGTPFAKWLLHGNNPWLLAGVLYLGSGLGASLYRLYIHTHGGKLEPSEWRWLAGAIFAGGVVAPVLLMVGLTGMPASGASLLLNTEGLFTALLAWFVFRENFDRRIVLGMTAIVAGAVVVGWPGDARFSAVLPALAVIGACLSWGIDNNLTCKVSHIDATWIASIKGLAAGGVNMGIALTLGANWPPLPSLGGMLLVGCFSYGVSLVLFIVALRHLGTARAGAYFSIAPFFGSALAIPLLGEAVDARLVVAGTLMALGIWLHLTENHEHEHVHEANSHEHAHSHDRHHEHEHDEACLPGTDHIHRHFHAPLTHVHNHFPDTHHRHEH; from the coding sequence ATGCAAATCAGGGTATTCAAACCCGGTGTGCCTGCCGCATTGGGAGCGGCGTTACTTTTCGGCGCAGGCACTCCGTTCGCCAAATGGCTGTTGCATGGCAACAATCCGTGGCTGTTGGCCGGCGTCCTCTATCTTGGATCAGGTTTAGGCGCCTCCCTCTATCGACTGTATATTCACACGCATGGCGGGAAGCTGGAGCCTTCCGAATGGCGGTGGCTTGCCGGTGCGATTTTTGCCGGAGGCGTGGTCGCGCCGGTGTTATTGATGGTCGGACTCACCGGCATGCCGGCGTCCGGCGCATCGCTGCTGCTTAACACGGAAGGTCTGTTCACGGCGCTGCTGGCATGGTTTGTATTCCGGGAAAATTTCGACCGTCGCATTGTCCTGGGGATGACCGCCATTGTTGCGGGCGCCGTTGTGGTCGGTTGGCCGGGAGACGCTCGCTTCTCGGCGGTGCTGCCGGCTCTGGCCGTGATAGGGGCCTGCCTGTCCTGGGGCATCGACAACAATCTGACCTGCAAGGTATCACATATCGATGCGACCTGGATCGCTTCCATCAAAGGCCTGGCGGCGGGTGGGGTAAACATGGGTATCGCCCTCACGCTGGGTGCGAATTGGCCCCCGTTGCCCAGCTTGGGGGGAATGCTGCTTGTCGGCTGTTTTTCTTACGGCGTCAGCCTGGTACTTTTCATCGTCGCACTGCGGCATCTTGGAACCGCCAGGGCGGGCGCCTACTTCTCTATTGCTCCGTTTTTCGGATCGGCGTTGGCGATCCCGCTCCTAGGCGAAGCAGTCGATGCACGTTTGGTCGTCGCCGGAACGCTCATGGCATTGGGCATCTGGCTGCATTTAACCGAAAACCACGAACACGAGCATGTTCACGAAGCGAACTCACACGAGCATGCGCATAGCCATGATCGTCATCATGAACATGAGCACGACGAGGCGTGCCTGCCCGGAACCGATCATATTCATCGGCATTTTCACGCTCCACTGACCCATGTGCATAACCATTTCCCCGACACCCACCACCGGCACGAGCATTAA